The Candidatus Eisenbacteria bacterium genomic sequence GTCCGCGAGATAGACCTCGGTGCGATCGACCGATCGCTCGACCACGCGGTAACCCAGCTCGGTCGCGAGCTGAATCAGCGTGGCGCGCGTGATGCCCTCCAGCACGTCGTCGGTGATCGGCGGCGTCACCAGCTCGCCGCGCCGGACGATGAAGACGTTCTCGACCGAGCCTTCGCACACGTGGCCGGCCTCGTTGAGCAGCAGGGTCTCATCGAACCCAGCGAGCACGGCGTCCGTCTTGGCCAGCGCGGAGTTCACGTACGAGCCG encodes the following:
- a CDS encoding aminotransferase class IV, whose product is GSYVNSALAKTDAVLAGFDETLLLNEAGHVCEGSVENVFIVRRGELVTPPITDDVLEGITRATLIQLATELGYRVVERSVDRTEVYLADEAFFCGTGIHLTPITRVDHRPIGNGTTGPITTAIRDLFFDVVRGLSARHREWCRPVFEKAIPYSASDVVGLPNLAETR